The sequence below is a genomic window from Phoenix dactylifera cultivar Barhee BC4 chromosome 8, palm_55x_up_171113_PBpolish2nd_filt_p, whole genome shotgun sequence.
cgggttcagtcccggggatctgtttccGTTTTCGTTGTCCCCCCCCCTTGGttctcccaggttcccttttataggaggggattacgttacctgggaggtaaccgggggatttgtccctgtctgtgataattgggcacgatttggcccatttatggcatagtggagaacggggccgaatcagaccggaaccagggagttgtcacggtcgatcggacctgttggagtggttgaaccaccggccgtagcgggcctggggtctgtggatggtaagtgcatttattaccgaatgaaccggcggtcaggtagagccatgcgctctgatggttcagtgatccggagatcgtcttgggccgtgttcattaaatgcctgagtgcatcggagacttgagggagtctcatgcattaatggcaggtcgtgccgaacgcctgcggagatcttatgccttgatggcttggagatagtggcaggtcgcaagccgtaggagttgtcaagtcccttggactttaggcggaggttgaacatttggttaaggcatcggctcggcaagggtgccgagccgagctggtcgcccaatggggcgccctgtggcggggctgctttgagcactcctggtcggcgccctttaggcgagcaccttctagtagagcgcctcggcgctgtctttggtcggcactttctaaccgagcagcttattttggttgggcacctcttggcacgcactctggtcggcgccctctagtcgagcgccttcctggtcggcatcctttggccgagcagctttctggccggcactccttggccgagcagctttccggtcggcgtacttcggccgagcgcctccgtggatgtatgacttggggtttttcccccaacactacctcccgacttccgagctccagttggctaccagctggagtgcgggaagtagctttaattGGGTCATTACGAATTCCGAAAATTTCGATTTACTGCGCGTTTTGAGTTATCGaacgcttcgaggtgcctttaataggcggcgtctcttctttcccgaagagcctcattattgggacaccttttgcgaagcgtcctcgcgtcgtgggctcatgatggggccgcacgatcttcgattgcggacgcctttccgtgcgatccgatggggcgctttagtgtccgaagcgctagccctaattaaatgcgtcgttctgtcttttggatCGACATGCGTCGCCATCTAAACAGGACACAGCGTTTTTCTCGCTAAtctgggccgttggggaggtctatttaAACTCTCCCTGGCTCCttgtcctctttctattgccttctgcttccagctttccttccagtcttcctcagaccgaagttcCTTCTCTCCGGCGTTTCCCTCAGGTccctcttctttttgatttctctctcttgcaatgggttctttgcctagcgaagtagtgtccaccatgagtgccctggaggtcgagatgaccgaagagtggtttttccctcttcacgggttccgtttggaacccgccaggcgaagggatcgggtaaccgatcctccggtaggccggatcggagtgcactcggagtcactctgggccggcctccgattccCTCTCCACAGttttgtgaatgagttgctggcggtatgccagttggttccggcgcaactcactccaaacgcttggaggacagtgatgggtttcctgtcactgtgtttactgcaggggattcctacctctgtcaacgtcttccggcgactttttatttttaagtcgaacccggaagacggggagtggctctacatcgcccttcgggcgggtcggccactctttcaagatgctccttcgtccattcatggctggaaggagaaattcttcttccttggttctgcacagtcctgggggtttgaccccaggtggaggccggcccagcttaaatccatcaacaggctcccccagctttctccgcgtgagcaggagatctttgacaccatccgcagccttggggacgggattttgctgaatggcctcattagcgaggacgccctggtgaacgtgggcttgagctcggcacgtcctcagggtaaggatagttacagcaactttttatttccttattgttctaatgttctaattttgcttatctttgcagacatcgtaaaaatggtgaccaagagtgAAGTCTtttacgcccgcttccagaagagggcagccgagctctcgggggAGCCCGCGGAGCCGAGAaagaagcagaaggtctcggcAACCTCGACTCCCTCGGCGGCAGTGGTGGCCGAGGCGGGCTCTTCCCGCCCTACAcatcccgaggcggggccttctcgccccgctatctccgaggcggggccttctcaGCCCGCGCGCCCTGAGGCTGATCGGAGAGAGGGCACGAGCtccgggggctcgggctccagaaCCCCGATGGCACCCCCATGCCCGGCGCCCTTGGTGCAagtccctggtcggcaggacgctccagttgccgaccaggggaggagttcagcgggtcccgtgcttgcacgccccgctGTAGTTGTGCGGCGGTTAGACCAGCCGCTCGCCCGACCCCAGCCCCTTAGCTCCCAGCCGGGGAGCGGTCAaggagcctcggggtcggctccacctAGGCCAGATGGCGCTGGCCTCCCGGGCCCTTTGAGCTCGGAAGAACGGGTGCCCTTCGCACCCACCTGGTCGGTgttcgagggcgattcggccctcGAAAACCCGCGAGTGGCGCGCGAAATTTTTCggctcgcgctgctcccggccgaccgggccataatgcagtccatgagctacaacgCTTTTATGGACGCTACGCGCTGCAACTCCGTCCGGGTAAGCGAAATTTTTCGCCTGAGTAATCTGTATTGTTTTTCTACTAGCGGCGTCTTATGTTTTCCTTTTCGTCTTCTTTACAGtatttgcacgagacggagatgctgatgcacctagTTCAAGAATACCGGGAGAAAGCCCGGAGGTGCCAGAGCGGCTATGAGGAGGCCCAGAGAAGGTACATGGCCGCCGAGGCGAAGTACCAAGCCTCCGAAGAGAAGTACcaggcctctgaggccgaacaACGGGTGCTCCAAGAGAAGGTCGGAGCATCCGATGAAAGGattcgagctctgaccgccgagctcgatgaagagaagggcgcgcacgcaTTGGCAAGATCCGAGCTGCGCGCCGCGGAGGCTCGATTGGCTAAGGCCGAGCAGGCAttggcctcccgcgagcaggaggtgggaaatgcccgcctccgacattCGAAGCTCGAGCAGGAGCTGAGGGGCCTCGAGCGGAGAGCCGCTTACCACGAGGCCCGGGAGATAGAGGCCCGGGAGAACGCCCAAAACGCAGTGAAGCTCTTCCGTGAGTCGGAAGAGTTTCACGAACTCATGGCtgaggagggcgtgaatgggctgatccaaggcttccgggatttccgcaatCAGTTGCGGCGGCTTCTCCCAGATTTTGATGTTAACCTGCTCCAGCCGGGAGCAGGGAGGGCGGAGGCAGAAGCAGAAACcccggaggcggaggcagaaactTCGGGGGCCGAGGCGGCCGCAGCTATCCCCGAAGTGACCGAGGTTGCCCCCGAGGTCGCCCCCGAGGCTACTCCTATTGTCGCCGAGGCCATCGAAGAGGTCCCGGCAGCCGAGCCAACCACTCCTAGTactgccgaggccgaggtggTCGAGCTTGAGCCTCCgatgtaatttttgttatttcttgtaAAATCGGGATGGCTtcccatacttgtaagggccaaacccggattttgtacttagcctacgggcctttttgaaatgaatatccatttctttttctttttttttttgaaaactctgtCTGTCGTAGCCTAAGTTTTTCTGCTCGGAtccgttttaggttccgaggatatgggctctagggcctcagcttttcccgccacagggtttgagtttgagtttggcttgccgagctccattgctcggtccttCAACCAGTGGTATAGCAACGCTTGTGCTTATACCAAGGATTTAGGCTCGGAAAGTCTTTCCGAGCTCAGTCCAGAATTCGACCGAGCCCTAAGACGGTCTCTAGGACTTAAAATTTTTGCGTAATTAGTGAACTTCGACCCTCGCATTGCCGGGGCGGACCAGATTCGTTTCCAACGAATGGGTCGAATGCTCGTCAACTCGTGACGGGAATTCACCGGACTTAGTGTAATAATACGCTGGTGTCATGAGCACTCcttcgccgaggcgattgaagacgctcctctgcttggcgtccgttctttgaggacatcgGCGGAGAAAAATCCAAGACAATGTAGAAgcattaaatgaatgggtaccttgtaccgtgtacgtcctggcgccgaggcgactgaagacgcttctctgctcggtgtccgttctttgaggacatcggcagagaaatagataaaatgatgcagaaacattaaatacatgggtaccttgtaccgtgtgcgtcctggcgccgaggcgactgaagacgcttctctgctcagactccgtttttggagggcgtcgacagagaaatccaataataggtaatgtgaagacattaaataaataggtaccttgtaccgtgtgcgtcctggcgccgaggcgactgaagacgcttctctgctcggactccgtttttggagggcgtcgacagaggaatccaataataggtaatgtaaagacattaaataaataggtaccttgtaccgtgtgcgtcctggcgccgaggcgactgaagacgcttctctgctcggactccgtttttggagggcgtcgacagagaaatccaataataggtaatgtgaagacattaaataaataggtaccttgtaccgtgtgcgtcctggcgccgaggcgactgaagacgcttctctgctcggactccatttttggagggcgtcgacagaggaatccaataataggtaatgtaaagacattaaataaataggtaccttgtaccgtgtgcgtcctggcgccgaggcgactgaagacgcttctctgctcggactccgtttttggagggtgtcgacagagaaatccaataataggtaatgtaaagacattaaataaataggtaccttgtaccgtgtgcatcctggcgccgaggcgactgaagacgcttctctgctcggtgtccgttctttgaggacatcggcagagaaatagataaaatgatgcagaaacattaaatacatgggtaccttgtaccgtgtgcgtcctggcgccgaggcggctgaagacgcttctctgctcggactccatttttggagggcgtcgacagagaaatccatcGATGaaggaacgagccgagctcgttggttgaagctggtaaagaatgagccgagctcgtttggccaataaagacaacatcccaacgtatcggggcatcccgatgaaccggggcatctcgacgtctcgaggcatcccggccgaggtcggggtaggagcacgagccgagctcgtccggtcagaggaccgctattcaacaatcgatggagcacgagccgagctcgtccggtcagagaggaccgctactcaataaatggagcacgagccgagttcgtccggtcagaggaccgctactcaataatcgatggagcacgagccgagctcgtccggtcagagaggaccgctactcaataatcgatggagcacgagccgagctcgtccggtcagagaggaccgctactcaatagtcgatggagcacgagccgagctcgtccggtcagagaggaccgctactcaatagtcgatggagcacgagtcgagctcgtccggtcagagaggaccgctgctcaataatcgatggagcacgagccgagctcgtccggtcagagaggaccgctgctcaataatcgatggagcacgagccgagctcgtccggtcagagaggaccgctactcatgtcTCGACGCCTCGAGCTtcccggtaaccggggcatcccgacgtctcggggcatcttgaccgtggtcagggtaggagaacgagccgagctcgttgatgGAGAGCGCACCATAAACACAtggacatcttcagggagtccacgcaggtactccatcatcccgaggtatcagggcatcccaaccgtggttaggaaagaagaataaacctgatgccatgagataatcaagaaaattggtgagctcggaataagttcgcaaaccatcagtttatcgtgaaatgaaattcatagagtgaaattcatagaatgaaatttaatggttgaataatgagggaccccttagggttctactggtggtacacgcggagattttcagagctccagctccgcggaatgggagtcccatctagagactccaattggTAAGCTCCGGGTCGgcgaatgcgcgtgactcggtatggtccctcccaattcggggccagcttccctcgctcagttggtcgggaggtttcagctcttcttaggacaaggtcccctggtctgaaagatttgactttgaccctggcgttgtagtactgagctgtcttttgttggtacctcgccatacgcactcgggcgacctcccttgtttcctcgatcaggtcgaggttgcctctgagctgcgaagagttggagctagcatcgtggtgctcgactcttggagaggggagcccaatctctagtggaatgacggcctccgtcccatatgtcaggttgaagggagtctcgccggtggggacgcggaacgtagtccggtaagcccacaggacattgtataggtcttcgacccattgtcctttggatttgtcgagcctggttttgagaccctgcaaaatagtacgatttgttacctcggtttctccgtttgtctgaggatgcgcgaccgaggtgaagcggtggtcaatgccaagctcggagcagaactctctgaaatggatgttgtcgaactggcgaccgttgtcagagataaggatgcgggggagcccaAATCTGCAAATGATGGATTTCCaaacgaaatcccgcatcttctgctcggtgatccgggcgaggggctcagcttccacccacttagtaaagtagtcgatggagacgaccaggaacttcctttgcccggtggccagaggaaatggcccgaggatgtcaattccccactgggcaaaaggccaaggggagctgatagaagtcaaaggagccgagggccggcgctgaacattggcgttcctttggcaccggtcgcatctttggacgaaatccatagcatccttctggagtgtcggccaataatatccttggcgcagaattttatgggccaaggctcgtcctcccagatggtttccacaaattccttcgtggacctcgcgcagggcataattagcttccgttgggcgaaggcatctgagaaggggagaggtgaaggatttcccatagagctttccctcgtatagtatgtatcgggtggcgaggcgcttgattcggcgagcctctcgtacatcagcagggagggtttcgtcttgcagatagctgatgagtccatccatccagcttggctcgagctcggtgcagagggtctgctcgggctcgtctgtgctgggcttttggagatattccaggactgcctctttgggaagctcgctcatgcaagaggacgccagctttgatagctggtcggccctgagattctccgacctggcaatatgttgaatgtggaaagagtccaaggtcgaggcgagatcccgtaccttctggagatacttctgcatggtcgggtctctggcttcgaagtcgcccacaatttggttgacgacgagctgagaatcactgaaggccttcaagtccttcactcctagctctttggctagcttaagcccggcgacgagcgcttcatactccgccatgttattgaaagcaggaaactcgaggcgcagggcctgctcggcgaccaccccctccgggctggtgagaataaatcctgctccactactccccgagtttgaagagccatcgacatgtagaGCCCATGTAAAACTCGGGGTCCGCTCCAGcggtggctcaggttcaggctcgacctcatctggtatggtgcactcggccataaagtctgcgagtgcttgtgctttgatcgcctgtctgggccggtactcaatgtcgaattccccgagctcaatggcccatttagtgatccgacccgcacgatctgatctctgcaggatctgcttgatcggctggtcagtcagcacagccactgtgtgagcttggaagtagggtcggagcctccgagctgagatgaccaaagcgtaggcggtcttctcaagcttggagtatcgggtctcagcatcccttaagacccggctggtgtaatacaccGGTCTCTGAAGtttcccctcctctcggaccaggaccgagcttactgctacaggggagacagctagatacaagtagaggagctcaccctgttgaggcttcgtgagcaggggaggggaagccagcaggtgcttgagctcttcaaaagatcgctggcactcgtccgaccacaaaaagttcttcggcttcttgagggctgcaaagaatggaaggcagcgctcggctgagcgggagataaacctcccgagggctgccactcggcccgtgagccgctgtacctccttgaccgtcctgggaggcgtcatcctttggagggctcggatcttctctggattggcctcgattcctcgttgtgtaatgatgaagccgaggaatttgccggaggtgaccccgaatgcacatttagctgggttgagcttcatctggtactttcggagtgtggagaatgcttcattgaggtcggctatgtggtcttgcgccgccttgcttttcaccagcatgtcatccacgtagacctccatgtttcggcctatttggtctttgaagatccggctgaccagcctttgataagtcgccccggcattttttagaccgaatggcatcactttgtagcagtaggttcccccgtcggtgatgaaggctgtcttttcctcgtcttctggcgccatgcggatctggttatatccggaaaaggcgtccatgaatgccagcagctcgtgacccgaggtggagtccacgagctggtctatgctgggaagtggaaagctgtccttcgggcaggctttattcaggtcggtgtagtccacgcacatacgccactttccgctagcttttttgacgaggaccatattggcgagccattccgggtaggatatctcccggatgaagccggcttcaaggagcttaccgacctcctcggctgctgctcgttgtcgttcaggggcggcgcctcgcttcttttgtcgcacgggcttgcaggtcggcttcacctggagccggtggaccatgacctccgggtctatccccggcatgtctacaggcgaccaggcgaagacatccatattgtcccgtaggaagtcgacgaggcgactcctctcgttttcgccaaggccagagccgatctgcacggttagctcggaaaagttctctcgtaagggaacttgaattaacaactcaccaggctctacccgctctttctgggggttgacccgtgcctccataacttcagttgagggctggtcagtcgttggggcgggcacctcggctggtcgtcttgcctcgtgggtcgctaggtagcatcgccttgccaccatttggtcccctcggacttcaccgactccctggctggtggggaatcgcatcagcaggtggtgagttgagaccgctgctcggagggcgttgagtcctggccttccaaggatggcgttgtaaaccgagggcaggcgtatcacaaggaagctcatacccacggtactttcacgaggggcgagcccggctgtgaccagaaggtcgatctcgccctctactgggactgaatccccagtgaatccaactagcggagcattcatcctccgtagctgttcttttgtcatccccattttacaataagcatcaaaatacaaaacattcgccgagcttccattatcaaccaggatgcgttttacatcaaatttatttatgatcatggagatgaccatggcatcatcatggggagtttcgactccctctagatcgtcatctgagaaggagatggcttcagaggtgcgcgggcgcttcgaggaggctccttcccctgaggcttccccagccgaggtccctcctcggatagtgttgatgacgccggcgatgggcctgttggcattggaaccttcaggctgtgctgttccttcggctggcttctttccttcacgccggccttgcacaaaccgatcgagcacccctcggcgaatgagtgcttcgatctcatttcggaacTGATAACAAttctcggtatcatggccgtgatcccggtgaaaacggcaatacttccggagatcacgccggattctggtgtctggctttggagggagaagccggatgcaatcccgactctcaatctccatgaggatttcagcccgaggagcattgaggggagtatactcttcatacctcccttcaggtgcacgggcctgcagtgggaacctcgggcggagtgacctctgctgcggcggtcctctcaaccggggtggactcttcgggcggggcggattcttagctcgtcgtggagacgggcttctgggtcgGCCgggctcctcgcggcgtcttttcttggggttctgctcggttccatcccgcctaactgccacggcctcttttgccttggcatacttccgcgcccgagcgaacatttcggtgaggtccgctgggaaattcttctcaatcgagaagaggaatctgtaggaccgggctccagtcttcagcgccgacatggcgattgactggtcaagctcccggacttcccatgttgcggcggtgaaccggtccagaTATTCCTTtaaggactctccctccttttgtttgat
It includes:
- the LOC120111469 gene encoding uncharacterized protein LOC120111469; this translates as MLMHLVQEYREKARRCQSGYEEAQRRYMAAEAKYQASEEKYQASEAEQRVLQEKVGASDERIRALTAELDEEKGAHALARSELRAAEARLAKAEQALASREQEVGNARLRHSKLEQELRGLERRAAYHEAREIEARENAQNAVKLFRESEEFHELMAEEGVNGLIQGFRDFRNQLRRLLPDFDVNLLQPGAGRAEAEAETPEAEAETSGAEAAAAIPEVTEVAPEVAPEATPIVAEAIEEVPAAEPTTPSTAEAEVVELEPPM